In the Drosophila virilis strain 15010-1051.87 chromosome 4, Dvir_AGI_RSII-ME, whole genome shotgun sequence genome, TCCACAAAAGGCACTCGCTGTTTGTGTATTGTGAGCAGCGCACCAGTTGTGCGCCCACCACTTTCAGTTCCAGAGCAAGCTGCAGGATACACCCCTCAGCACTGAGGACAACGCCATTCCAGACGACGGCAGCCCAGCCCCCTCGTCTCGTCTGGTCGTTGTGATCAGCTGCAGGCTCGGAGTTGGTGTGAACGTGATTCTTTTCAGTTTTGCCAGTCCGCCTCGGCACCACCGCACGTGTGGCCCGTGTGTGCCCAGCCCCATATGCTGTGGCACTCGGaggcaatatatatttatatttctttttttgtctttatatTCTTTTCGTGGTACTATCTGTGTCTCAATGGAGCGTGCAGCATCTAAAGTGCCCGTAGTAAAGAAGTAGCGGAAGTAAAAcgcatatttaaacaaaaaaaaaatacaacaatcATAATATACCGGCTCGTACAAGCATCATAATTATGATTTCATTAAGTTTCGATATACCTACATAAATGCACACCCAGTATGTTGTGGTGTGGTCGGatctacacacatatattatttctattcgtttttttttgtgacttTTCTTATGCAAGCTCATatgaaatttgtttgcatacatatttatatacttaatcgcatattatttacaattattgctaatctctatatatacatctatttTAGTTGATAATTTTCTATTAACAAATAGACCACAATGCTaacgcatacatatacattgtATTAGATATCATTCAAGAACATGCAAGTGAATAAAGTGTTGTGCAATAAACGAGTGCAACAAAACAAGGATTCGTTTTTCTGAGCATATCTGGGGTCCATAAGGAAGATCAATTAGAAGGCTAATACGTTACATACCTACATGTGTGTACTCTTAACGCCTTAATCTGAATGGGGTTGGATGATAGGGGAATCTATAGTTTTTCGAATCGAAGTTGAAATATCCATACAGAAAACGCAAAGCTTaatatggctgctatatgatgaTCTGATCCGGGTTACTCCGCAAGAACATAGGTTGGACCTATCAAAATATCATTAAGACTACCTTGTATAGAGACGGACAGCTGGACATGGATTGATCTATTTGGCTGCTGCTATAAATTACATATTATTTGTCGAGACGACTCATTTAAACCAGAATTTAAGCCAGGAAACAACTCATGGTTATGTTCTTTCCGTCAAGTGTCTTGTTAGGTATaacttttccttttatttgtatacatattcaACTAGCTCAATGGTATTAACTGCTTCCTCGGATGGCCCGGCAATGCTTCTAATGATGAGCATCCTTCTTCACAAAACGCAGGCCACAGTAGCCGCAGGCGTGATTGCCGGGCTTATCCTATAACAAATAAGGAATATCTAGAACACGTTCACTCAAtgcttattttcaatataccaGATTGATGTAGACTTTGGGGTGTCCGAGTGGACCGTTGCCGCCGTCGCAGCAGACAACGCGCTCTTCGGACTCAATCGGCAGCACCTCGTCGATCAGCTTGATGCCCCAGTTTTCGTTCACGTAGCGTTTGGCATTTGTGAAGCGCACATTGCGGTAGTCGTTCTTGTCGAAGACCTAAAAcccaacattttgtttcacaTACGAAGTAATAACAATGTTTGCGTAATCGCGAATCCCACACAGCTGAACGCCGAACCACACTTACCTGGCCAGTGTGTGTGACTTTTTCGATGTCGCTGCGGGAGCTAGAGCTGCGCACGGCGGCCAATGGTGTCACCCAAGTCGGGCTACAGCGTCCCAATGTGCTAACACGGCTTAACAACTGTTTGCTGGCCATTTTTCTGAATCTTTTTTAAAAGTTGTTACAAAAATTTAGTTGTGTTTTAGAGATGAACGTTTACGTACGTACCCGTTACGTCTGACAGATAGTTCGCTTCAAATGAACCAGCGCTACAGCTGTTGTCAAATGTTATCACCACAAAATATGAGCTCTaactatatattattaataaattttcttAAAGTCAAGAGTCTTTTAAATgagttattattatcaattgcaattttctaAGTTTTTAAGAGAATGATAGTATGAGCCGATATATCGATTACGATTAACATGCTCTAGCACCACAGCCTCTCAGGCGGCGCATACAACTGTTTTCGACTATGTGGCAGCACTGTAGTTTCGAATCCAATTGGAAggttttaaaattcaatttaacgTTTTTTTATTGGACTGGAATTTCTTCTTAGCTTTACGTTAAACTTCGAAAATAATGTTAGGGACGATCGAAATCCGTACTATTCCCGATACTAATATGCTGACCCTCCGTCGTAGTGCTTATTTAGATCACATAAGGCAAAATGTTCAGTTTACCCTTTCATCAGTCGgtccatcagtcagtcaggataAACATTAGCATATACTATATGTACACAGATTTATATTAGCGCCAGTTAAGATCAGATCAAAGATGTGCATATAAATTCGATGAATTGCTTCTCCGTGTGAGCTGCCAGTGCAAGCGGAACGAACAGCACGGATAGCGGATCGCGGATGGCGTAAGGGTTGGGGGTTGTTTCATAATTTAGTTGGCATACTTTATTATTATGTCCTGTCATGTAACTGGCCATTCCCATAACTATGgctctcctgctgctgctgctgctgctgccgtgcACAGCATCCTAAACAAACAATCGATGAGCGCAGAACTAATAAAATGACAGGACTAGCTGTGGCGAGAGCAAGTAGGGTGGGCGAGCGGGTGGGGGTTCGACATGGACATCCTGTTGTGTCTGATTGTGCGCGCAATTGTTTCAGTTCGTTGCAATTATGCAACTCGCCCCT is a window encoding:
- the ND-13A gene encoding NADH dehydrogenase [ubiquinone] iron-sulfur protein 6, mitochondrial encodes the protein MASKQLLSRVSTLGRCSPTWVTPLAAVRSSSSRSDIEKVTHTGQVFDKNDYRNVRFTNAKRYVNENWGIKLIDEVLPIESEERVVCCDGGNGPLGHPKVYINLDKPGNHACGYCGLRFVKKDAHH